One genomic region from Rhizomicrobium palustre encodes:
- the purL gene encoding phosphoribosylformylglycinamidine synthase subunit PurL, protein MTAITPELVREHGLNEAEYAKVLELLGREPSIVELGIFSVMWSEHCSYKSTRLHLKKLPTSAPWVIQGPGENAGVIDVGDDDACIFKMESHNHPSFIEPFQGAATGVGGIMRDVFTMGARPVASLNALRFGEPDNAKTKHLVSGVVAGIGSYGNCMGVPTVGGETNFHKSYNGNILVNAMCVGLAKKDKIFYSAAKGIGNPVVYVGSKTGRDGIHGATMASAEFNEDSEEKRPTVQVGDPFTEKLLLEACLELMNTDAIIAIQDMGAAGLTSSSAEMADKGGSGIEIDLDMVPQRETNLTAYEMMLSESQERMLMVLKPGREGEAEAIFKKWELDFAIIGVTTDTGRMVVKHKGEIVADMPVTALSDAAPIYNRPYVLRSPAEGQPEFDAAKPAMDSLIKLLGTPDLCSKRWIWEQYDYTVMGDSVQQPGGDSAVVRIHGTQKGLALTTDVTPRYCYADPREGAKQAVAEAYRNISAVGGTPLALTDCLNFSNPEKPEAMGEIVAGIEGMGEACRALDFPIVSGNCSLYNETQGTGILPTPALGGVGLLKDISKMATVAFKRDGDAIVLFGETKGHLGASVYVREIEGKEEGACPPVDLEIEKKHGTFIRGLIEAGTLDTVHDIADGGLLVAVAEMALASDIGAVLRINYGPEKFLPFLFGEDQGRYLAALPESEADAVLEAAKEAGVPARIIGFTGAVSPAGVPVLMGPGLPATALEKLRKAHEEWLPGYMKN, encoded by the coding sequence ATGACCGCTATCACTCCCGAACTCGTCCGCGAACACGGGCTGAATGAGGCCGAATACGCCAAGGTGCTGGAGCTTCTCGGCCGCGAGCCTTCCATTGTGGAGCTCGGCATCTTCTCGGTGATGTGGAGCGAGCACTGCTCTTATAAATCCACCCGCCTGCATCTGAAGAAGCTGCCGACCAGCGCACCTTGGGTGATCCAGGGCCCGGGCGAAAATGCCGGCGTGATCGATGTCGGCGATGACGATGCCTGTATTTTCAAAATGGAAAGCCACAACCACCCCAGCTTCATCGAACCCTTCCAGGGCGCGGCGACAGGCGTGGGCGGCATCATGCGCGACGTCTTCACCATGGGCGCGCGCCCGGTGGCTTCGCTGAACGCGCTGCGCTTCGGTGAGCCGGATAACGCCAAGACCAAGCATCTTGTGAGCGGCGTAGTGGCCGGTATCGGCTCTTATGGCAATTGCATGGGCGTGCCCACCGTGGGCGGCGAGACCAATTTCCATAAGTCCTATAACGGCAACATCCTGGTCAACGCGATGTGCGTGGGCCTGGCCAAGAAGGACAAGATTTTCTATTCGGCGGCCAAGGGCATCGGCAATCCGGTGGTCTATGTCGGCTCCAAGACCGGCCGTGACGGCATCCATGGCGCCACCATGGCCTCGGCCGAGTTCAACGAGGATTCCGAGGAGAAGCGCCCGACGGTGCAAGTCGGTGACCCCTTCACCGAGAAGCTGCTGCTGGAAGCCTGCCTTGAACTGATGAATACCGACGCCATCATCGCGATCCAGGATATGGGCGCGGCGGGGCTGACCTCTTCGTCGGCGGAGATGGCCGATAAGGGCGGCTCGGGCATCGAGATCGACCTCGATATGGTGCCGCAGCGCGAAACCAATCTCACGGCTTACGAAATGATGCTCTCGGAAAGCCAGGAGCGCATGCTGATGGTGCTAAAGCCGGGCCGCGAGGGCGAGGCTGAAGCCATCTTCAAGAAGTGGGAACTGGACTTCGCCATCATCGGCGTCACCACCGATACCGGCCGCATGGTCGTCAAGCATAAGGGCGAGATCGTCGCCGATATGCCGGTGACCGCGCTTTCCGATGCCGCGCCGATCTATAACCGCCCTTATGTGCTGCGCAGCCCCGCCGAAGGCCAGCCGGAATTTGATGCCGCGAAGCCCGCAATGGACTCGCTGATCAAATTGCTCGGCACGCCGGACCTCTGCTCCAAGCGCTGGATCTGGGAACAGTATGATTACACCGTGATGGGCGACAGCGTGCAGCAGCCGGGCGGCGATAGCGCCGTGGTGCGTATCCATGGCACGCAAAAAGGCCTGGCGCTGACCACCGATGTGACGCCGCGCTATTGCTATGCCGACCCGCGCGAAGGCGCCAAGCAGGCCGTCGCCGAAGCCTATCGCAATATCTCGGCGGTTGGCGGCACGCCTTTGGCGCTGACCGATTGCCTGAACTTCTCCAACCCCGAAAAGCCCGAAGCCATGGGCGAAATCGTGGCCGGGATCGAAGGCATGGGCGAGGCTTGCCGGGCGCTCGACTTCCCGATCGTGTCGGGCAATTGCTCGCTCTATAACGAGACGCAAGGCACGGGCATTCTGCCGACCCCGGCGCTGGGCGGCGTGGGGCTTCTGAAAGACATCTCCAAGATGGCGACGGTGGCCTTCAAGCGCGACGGCGATGCCATCGTGCTGTTCGGCGAAACGAAAGGCCATCTCGGCGCGTCCGTCTATGTGCGCGAGATCGAAGGCAAGGAAGAGGGCGCTTGCCCGCCCGTCGACCTCGAGATCGAGAAGAAGCACGGCACGTTTATCCGTGGGCTGATTGAAGCGGGCACGCTCGATACCGTGCATGACATCGCCGATGGCGGCCTCTTGGTCGCGGTCGCCGAAATGGCACTGGCGAGCGACATCGGCGCGGTGCTGCGCATCAATTACGGTCCGGAAAAGTTCCTGCCCTTCCTCTTTGGCGAAGATCAGGGCCGCTATCTCGCCGCCCTTCCCGAATCCGAAGCGGACGCGGTGCTGGAAGCGGCGAAAGAGGCCGGTGTTCCGGCCCGCATCATCGGCTTTACCGGCGCGGTTTCGCCCGCGGGCGTGCCCGTGCTGATGGGCCCCGGCCTTCCCGCCACGGCGCTGGAGAAGCTGCGCAAAGCCCATGAAGAGTGGCTGCCGGGCTATATGAAGAACTAG
- the grxD gene encoding Grx4 family monothiol glutaredoxin, with the protein MTAIADRIAADIAANDVVLFMKGTPVFPQCGFSAAVVQILTEEGVKFQAYDVLKDPELRDGIKVFSNWPTIPQVYVKGEFIGGCDILREMHANGELKALLAEKGIVTAAV; encoded by the coding sequence ATGACCGCCATTGCCGACCGCATTGCCGCTGATATCGCCGCCAACGACGTGGTGCTCTTCATGAAGGGCACGCCGGTTTTCCCGCAATGCGGCTTCTCGGCGGCGGTGGTGCAGATCCTCACCGAAGAGGGCGTGAAGTTCCAGGCCTATGACGTCTTGAAGGATCCCGAGCTGCGCGACGGCATCAAGGTGTTCTCCAACTGGCCAACCATCCCGCAGGTCTATGTCAAAGGCGAGTTCATCGGCGGATGCGATATCCTGCGCGAAATGCACGCCAATGGCGAGCTGAAGGCGCTTCTGGCGGAAAAAGGCATCGTCACCGCCGCGGTGTGA
- the purS gene encoding phosphoribosylformylglycinamidine synthase subunit PurS codes for MKARVFVTLKNGVLDPQGKAIGHALNNLGFESVGEVRQGKLIEVELSETDEDKARAELKDMCEKLLANTVIEKYEIELKA; via the coding sequence ATGAAAGCGCGCGTCTTCGTCACCCTTAAGAATGGCGTCCTCGACCCGCAGGGCAAGGCCATTGGCCATGCCTTGAACAATCTCGGCTTTGAGAGCGTGGGCGAGGTCCGCCAGGGCAAGCTGATCGAAGTCGAACTCAGCGAAACCGACGAGGACAAGGCCCGCGCCGAGCTCAAGGACATGTGCGAGAAGCTGCTCGCCAATACCGTGATCGAGAAATACGAAATCGAGCTCAAAGCTTGA
- the purC gene encoding phosphoribosylaminoimidazolesuccinocarboxamide synthase: MKRRRMIYEGKAKILYEGPEPGTVVQYFKDDTTALDSTKKAVIEGKGVLNNRISEYLMTQLNLIGVPTHFVRRLNMREQLVKEVEIIPLEVVVRNVAAGSMSKRLGIEEGTPLPRSIIEYYYKSDAMKDPWVSEEHITAFGWASPQDLDDVVNLTIRINDFLSGLFLGVGIKLVDFKVEFGRLWENDYMRIVLADEISPDSCRLWDVQTGEKLDKDRFRRDMGGLMEAYSEVARRLGILPESGQSEAKGPMLVR; encoded by the coding sequence ATGAAGCGCCGGCGCATGATTTATGAAGGCAAGGCCAAGATCCTCTATGAGGGGCCCGAGCCCGGCACGGTGGTGCAATACTTCAAGGACGACACCACAGCCCTCGATTCCACCAAGAAGGCGGTGATCGAAGGCAAGGGCGTGCTCAACAATCGCATCAGCGAATACCTGATGACGCAGCTCAACCTCATCGGGGTGCCGACCCATTTCGTGCGCCGCCTCAACATGCGCGAGCAGCTGGTCAAGGAGGTTGAGATCATTCCCTTGGAAGTGGTGGTGAGAAATGTCGCGGCGGGCTCCATGTCCAAGCGCCTCGGCATCGAGGAAGGCACGCCCCTGCCCCGCTCCATCATTGAGTATTATTATAAAAGCGACGCCATGAAGGACCCCTGGGTGTCGGAAGAGCACATCACCGCCTTTGGCTGGGCCAGTCCCCAGGACCTGGACGATGTGGTGAACCTGACCATCCGCATCAACGATTTCCTCTCCGGGCTTTTCCTCGGTGTCGGCATCAAGCTCGTTGATTTCAAGGTGGAATTCGGCCGTCTCTGGGAGAACGATTACATGCGGATCGTGCTCGCCGACGAGATCAGCCCCGATTCCTGCCGCCTCTGGGACGTCCAAACCGGCGAAAAGCTCGATAAGGATCGCTTCCGGCGCGATATGGGCGGGCTGATGGAGGCCTATTCCGAAGTCGCGCGGCGCCTGGGCATCCTGCCCGAATCCGGCCAGAGCGAGGCCAAAGGCCCGATGCTGGTCCGCTGA
- a CDS encoding glutathione S-transferase, whose protein sequence is MTITVHHLNNARSHRVLWLLEELELPYEIVCYLRDPKTMLAPEALKKVHPLGKAPVLTDGDVTIAESGAILEYLIERYGEGRLAPPPGTPARQAYRFWMHYAEGSLMPPLLLKLVFRRIATGAPFLIRPIAKAIARGAETGFIDAQLKTHGGYCDAALAQSPWFAGAEFSAADIQMGFPVEVFLARSGLAARTPHLAGFAEKICSRPAYQRAVERGGPLNLS, encoded by the coding sequence ATGACGATCACCGTTCATCACCTTAATAACGCGCGCTCGCATCGCGTGCTGTGGCTCCTGGAAGAGCTGGAGCTGCCCTATGAGATCGTGTGCTATCTGCGCGACCCCAAAACCATGCTCGCGCCCGAAGCGCTGAAGAAGGTGCATCCGCTCGGCAAAGCGCCCGTCCTGACCGATGGTGATGTCACAATCGCCGAAAGCGGGGCGATCCTCGAATATCTGATCGAGCGTTATGGCGAGGGCCGCCTGGCCCCGCCGCCCGGCACGCCCGCGCGGCAGGCCTATCGCTTCTGGATGCATTACGCCGAAGGCTCGCTGATGCCGCCGCTGCTCTTGAAGCTTGTTTTCCGCCGTATCGCGACGGGCGCGCCCTTCCTGATCCGCCCGATCGCCAAAGCCATCGCCAGAGGCGCGGAGACAGGCTTCATTGATGCGCAGCTCAAAACCCATGGCGGCTATTGCGATGCGGCGCTGGCCCAATCGCCCTGGTTCGCGGGCGCCGAATTCTCTGCCGCCGATATTCAGATGGGCTTTCCGGTAGAGGTGTTCCTGGCCCGCTCCGGCCTTGCCGCGCGCACACCGCATCTCGCCGGTTTCGCGGAAAAAATCTGCAGCCGCCCCGCCTATCAGCGCGCGGTGGAACGCGGCGGTCCGCTGAACCTCTCCTAA
- the rpsD gene encoding 30S ribosomal protein S4, producing MSKRESAKYKIDRRMGESIWGRPKSPVNKRSYGPGQHGQRKAKKLSDYGTQLQAKQKLKGYYGNITERQFRRYYQEAVRRPGDTGENMIGLLEHRLDAAVYRAKFAVTPFAARQLVSHGHVKVNGKRVTIASYQLREGDLIELSAKARDMAVVLEASQSSERDTPDYLEVDPGKSAKFLRTPKLADVPYAAQMAPHLIVEFYSR from the coding sequence ATGTCAAAGCGCGAATCTGCCAAATACAAAATTGATCGCCGCATGGGCGAAAGCATCTGGGGCCGCCCGAAGAGCCCGGTCAACAAGCGCTCCTATGGCCCGGGCCAGCACGGCCAGCGCAAGGCCAAGAAGCTCTCGGACTATGGCACGCAGCTGCAGGCCAAGCAGAAGCTCAAGGGCTATTACGGCAACATCACCGAGCGTCAGTTCCGCCGCTATTATCAGGAAGCCGTGCGCCGTCCGGGCGACACCGGTGAGAACATGATCGGCTTGCTCGAGCACCGCCTCGACGCCGCTGTGTATCGCGCCAAGTTCGCCGTGACCCCGTTCGCTGCCCGTCAGCTCGTTTCCCACGGCCATGTGAAGGTCAACGGCAAGCGCGTCACCATCGCCTCCTATCAGCTGCGCGAAGGCGATCTCATCGAACTCTCGGCCAAGGCCCGCGACATGGCGGTGGTTCTGGAAGCCAGCCAGTCTTCTGAGCGCGATACGCCGGATTATCTGGAAGTCGATCCCGGCAAGTCCGCCAAGTTCCTGCGCACGCCGAAGCTCGCCGATGTTCCCTACGCTGCCCAGATGGCGCCGCATCTCATCGTCGAATTCTATTCGCGCTAA
- a CDS encoding glutathione S-transferase family protein, with protein MTYILYGDKGSGAFAVEAVLAEAGLDYAFSEISLEKEEQRTEEFRALNPSGKVPALKLPSGEIVTETAALMLLIATRHPEANLLPPVESPDYAQALRWLAFMASEVYPPVEIADYPERFVPDHKGAAVLKLAAKRRIRERMEAVEAAASEGPWFFASGFSLVDIYATMFSRWRECRAEGWREAHIPKICAIAAALKERPRLTAVFQKHFWMG; from the coding sequence ATGACCTACATCCTTTATGGCGACAAAGGTTCGGGCGCTTTCGCGGTGGAAGCCGTGCTTGCCGAAGCCGGGCTCGACTACGCCTTCTCCGAAATCAGCCTCGAGAAAGAAGAGCAGCGCACAGAGGAATTTCGTGCGCTTAATCCGAGCGGCAAAGTTCCCGCGCTGAAGCTGCCCTCCGGCGAGATCGTCACTGAGACCGCGGCGCTGATGCTTCTCATCGCCACGCGCCATCCCGAGGCCAATCTGTTACCGCCGGTGGAAAGTCCCGATTACGCACAAGCGCTGCGCTGGCTCGCCTTTATGGCCTCGGAAGTTTATCCGCCGGTGGAGATCGCCGATTACCCTGAGCGCTTTGTCCCCGATCACAAAGGTGCGGCGGTCTTAAAGCTCGCCGCCAAGCGGCGCATTCGCGAACGCATGGAAGCGGTGGAAGCGGCGGCCAGCGAAGGGCCGTGGTTCTTCGCCTCCGGCTTTTCGCTAGTGGATATTTACGCCACCATGTTCAGCCGCTGGCGCGAATGCCGCGCCGAAGGCTGGCGCGAGGCGCATATCCCGAAGATCTGCGCCATCGCCGCCGCGCTCAAGGAGCGCCCGCGCTTGACCGCGGTGTTCCAAAAACACTTCTGGATGGGTTAG
- a CDS encoding type II toxin-antitoxin system RelE/ParE family toxin → MITGFRDEWLRAFFVDDIRARQIPADLEDRLFRRLQMIDDATCDRDLRVPPSNHFEKLRGALEGFHSVRINKQWRLIFRWDGTKGEASGLYLDSHTYR, encoded by the coding sequence ATGATTACAGGGTTTCGGGATGAGTGGTTGCGTGCATTCTTCGTGGACGATATTCGCGCCCGCCAAATTCCGGCTGACCTTGAAGACCGTTTGTTTCGCCGTCTTCAGATGATCGATGATGCCACCTGTGATCGGGATTTGCGTGTGCCGCCCAGCAATCATTTTGAGAAATTGCGCGGGGCACTTGAAGGGTTTCATTCGGTTCGCATCAACAAGCAATGGCGGCTGATTTTCCGCTGGGATGGTACAAAGGGCGAAGCTTCCGGGCTTTACCTCGACAGCCATACGTATCGGTGA
- the purQ gene encoding phosphoribosylformylglycinamidine synthase subunit PurQ yields MKSAVVVFPASNCDRDAAVALEAITGTKPHMVWHGDSELPEVDLIVLPGGFSYGDYLRCGAMAGQSHIMRAVKEKAEAGVRVLGICNGFQVLTETHMLPGVLMRNAGLKFVCRPQALEVVESQSDFTRNYEAGQRVVFPVAHGEGNYFADDETLDRLEGEGRVVFKYAKGENPNGSARDIAGILNEKRNVLGLMPHPERVCDPLLGGTDGKALFEGLLETLA; encoded by the coding sequence ATGAAATCCGCTGTCGTCGTTTTTCCCGCTTCCAATTGCGACCGCGATGCGGCCGTGGCGCTTGAAGCCATCACCGGCACCAAACCGCATATGGTCTGGCACGGCGATAGCGAGCTGCCTGAGGTCGATCTGATCGTGCTGCCGGGCGGGTTTTCCTATGGCGACTATCTTCGCTGCGGCGCCATGGCGGGCCAGAGCCACATCATGCGGGCGGTGAAGGAAAAGGCCGAGGCCGGGGTGCGCGTGCTGGGCATCTGCAACGGTTTCCAGGTTCTCACCGAAACCCACATGCTGCCGGGCGTCTTGATGCGCAATGCGGGGCTGAAGTTCGTTTGCCGTCCGCAGGCGCTTGAGGTGGTGGAAAGCCAGAGCGATTTCACCCGCAACTACGAAGCGGGCCAGCGCGTGGTCTTCCCGGTGGCGCATGGCGAAGGCAATTACTTCGCTGATGACGAGACGCTGGACCGGCTCGAAGGCGAAGGCCGCGTAGTGTTCAAATACGCCAAGGGCGAGAACCCCAACGGCTCGGCCCGCGATATCGCCGGTATTCTCAACGAAAAGCGCAATGTCTTAGGGCTCATGCCCCATCCCGAACGCGTCTGCGATCCGCTGCTTGGCGGTACCGACGGCAAGGCGCTGTTCGAAGGGCTGCTCGAGACGCTCGCGTAA
- a CDS encoding BolA/IbaG family iron-sulfur metabolism protein, with protein sequence MPMPAHEIEALIKAAFPDAEVTISALADDNDHWQAVVKSAAFQGKSRVAQHQMVYAALNGKMGGELHALMLQTMAK encoded by the coding sequence ATGCCGATGCCCGCCCATGAAATTGAAGCGCTGATCAAAGCCGCTTTCCCAGATGCCGAAGTGACCATTTCGGCGCTGGCCGATGACAATGACCACTGGCAGGCCGTGGTTAAATCCGCCGCTTTTCAAGGCAAAAGCCGCGTGGCGCAGCACCAAATGGTCTATGCGGCCCTGAACGGCAAAATGGGCGGCGAATTGCACGCCCTGATGCTGCAAACGATGGCGAAGTAG
- a CDS encoding HigA family addiction module antitoxin, which produces MLMTKRKPASVGEILSEEFMTPMGLTQAALAEAMGVPRKHVNELCNNRRNITAATALILARVFGTSPDFWLNIQRRNDLWEVMNSPDERARVERAKPLPSAA; this is translated from the coding sequence ATGCTGATGACCAAACGCAAACCGGCAAGTGTCGGCGAAATCCTCTCGGAGGAATTCATGACACCGATGGGGCTTACACAGGCGGCCTTGGCCGAGGCGATGGGTGTGCCGCGCAAGCATGTGAATGAGCTCTGCAACAACCGCCGCAACATCACCGCGGCCACAGCGCTTATTTTGGCACGGGTCTTTGGCACCAGCCCCGATTTTTGGCTGAACATCCAGCGGCGCAACGATCTTTGGGAGGTCATGAATTCACCGGACGAGCGCGCGCGAGTCGAACGCGCCAAACCACTCCCCTCTGCGGCCTAG
- the purB gene encoding adenylosuccinate lyase: MIPRYARAEMTNIWSAETKFRIWFEIEAHAAHALAELGVIPKEAAKIVWEKGSVAEFDVERIDEIEREVKHDVIAFLTHLSEIVGPEARFVHQGMTSSDVLDTCLAVQLKRASDILIEDIDILLEQIKHRAFEHKYTPTIGRSHGIHAEPTTFGLKLAGYYAEFVRARDRLVTAREEIATCAISGPVGTFASVSPKVEEYVAHKLGLKVEPVSTQVIPRDRHAAFFAALGVVASSLERFATEIRHLQRTEVLEAEEYFSPGQKGSSAMPHKRNPVLSENVTGLARMVRAYVMPAMENVALWHERDISHSSVERYIGPDATITLDFAIGRMSAIIGKLVVYPERMQKNLDQTQGLVNSQRVMLALTQKGVAREHAYRLVQRNAMRTWNGEGPLIELLKADPEVSAALTPAELEPLFDPSHHFQNVDVIFKRVFKD, translated from the coding sequence ATGATCCCCCGCTACGCCCGCGCCGAAATGACCAATATCTGGTCGGCCGAAACCAAATTCCGCATCTGGTTCGAGATCGAGGCCCATGCCGCCCATGCCCTCGCCGAGCTGGGCGTGATCCCCAAGGAAGCGGCCAAGATCGTCTGGGAAAAGGGCAGCGTCGCTGAGTTCGATGTCGAGCGCATCGACGAGATCGAGCGCGAGGTGAAGCACGACGTCATCGCCTTCCTCACCCACCTCTCCGAAATCGTCGGCCCCGAAGCGCGCTTTGTGCATCAGGGCATGACCTCTTCGGATGTGCTCGACACTTGCCTCGCGGTGCAGCTGAAGCGCGCCAGCGATATCCTGATCGAGGATATCGATATCCTGCTCGAGCAGATCAAGCATCGCGCCTTTGAGCACAAATACACCCCGACCATCGGGCGCAGCCACGGCATCCATGCCGAACCGACCACCTTTGGGCTGAAGCTCGCTGGCTATTACGCTGAGTTCGTCCGCGCCCGCGACCGGCTGGTGACGGCGCGCGAGGAAATCGCCACCTGCGCCATCTCCGGCCCGGTCGGCACTTTCGCGAGCGTCTCGCCCAAGGTGGAAGAATATGTCGCCCATAAGCTGGGGCTGAAGGTGGAGCCGGTCTCCACCCAGGTGATCCCGCGCGACCGCCATGCCGCCTTCTTCGCGGCACTGGGCGTGGTCGCCTCCTCGCTGGAGCGCTTCGCCACCGAGATCCGCCATTTGCAGCGCACCGAAGTTCTGGAGGCGGAGGAATATTTCTCCCCCGGCCAGAAGGGTTCCTCGGCCATGCCGCATAAGCGCAACCCCGTCCTCAGCGAGAACGTCACCGGCCTTGCCCGCATGGTGCGCGCCTATGTGATGCCGGCGATGGAAAACGTCGCCCTCTGGCATGAGCGCGATATTTCGCATTCCTCGGTGGAGCGCTATATCGGCCCCGACGCCACCATCACGCTCGACTTCGCCATCGGCCGCATGTCGGCGATCATCGGCAAGCTGGTGGTCTATCCCGAACGCATGCAGAAAAACCTCGATCAGACCCAGGGGCTGGTGAACAGCCAGCGCGTGATGCTGGCGCTGACGCAAAAAGGTGTGGCGCGCGAACATGCCTATCGCCTGGTCCAGCGCAATGCGATGCGCACCTGGAATGGCGAAGGTCCGCTGATCGAACTCCTGAAGGCCGACCCGGAAGTCTCTGCTGCCCTCACCCCCGCCGAGCTTGAACCGCTGTTCGATCCTTCGCACCACTTCCAGAATGTGGATGTGATCTTTAAGCGGGTGTTCAAGGACTAA
- a CDS encoding aminotransferase, translated as MTHANPVFAQLPTTIFTVMSALAVEHGAVNLGQGFPDKDGPNSILAAAARALTEESNQYPPMRGRQDLRRALAAHAMRFYGLSYDADTEIVVTSGATEALTAAILAFAPQGGEVVLIDPSYDSYSPIAEAAGARVKTLSLAPPDWRLTEEALRSVITPSTSALLLNSPMNPIGKVFDDEELATLARVLSETNAIAILDEVYEHLVFDDRAHRSLASLPGMRERCVRIGSAGKMFSLTGWKVGWVMGPAPLIDVAAKAHQFLTFTTPPALQKGIAFALEHEMDFTLNLTRDLQDRRDLLAQGLARLGFKPLACEGTYFLTADIRGLIDESDAAFCQRLVREAGVAAIPLSAFFQSGKPDHLIRFAFCKQQSVLEEAVKRLERYFKRG; from the coding sequence GTGACACACGCCAATCCCGTCTTTGCCCAACTGCCCACCACCATTTTCACGGTGATGTCGGCGCTGGCGGTGGAGCATGGGGCGGTCAATCTGGGGCAGGGCTTTCCTGATAAGGACGGGCCAAACTCAATCCTCGCCGCCGCGGCGCGCGCGCTGACCGAAGAGTCCAATCAATATCCGCCGATGCGTGGCCGCCAGGATCTCCGCCGCGCCCTCGCCGCCCATGCCATGCGCTTTTATGGCCTCAGCTATGATGCGGATACCGAGATCGTTGTCACCTCCGGCGCGACCGAGGCTTTGACCGCCGCCATTCTCGCCTTCGCGCCGCAAGGCGGTGAAGTGGTGCTGATCGATCCCTCTTACGATTCCTATAGCCCCATCGCGGAAGCCGCGGGCGCGCGGGTGAAAACCCTTTCGCTGGCTCCGCCCGATTGGCGCCTCACCGAAGAAGCGCTGCGCAGCGTGATCACGCCCAGCACCTCTGCGCTCCTTCTCAACAGTCCGATGAATCCGATCGGCAAGGTGTTCGACGATGAAGAACTCGCCACCCTCGCCCGCGTGCTCTCAGAGACAAACGCCATCGCGATTCTGGATGAGGTCTATGAGCATCTTGTCTTCGATGATCGTGCCCATCGCTCGCTCGCATCGCTGCCGGGGATGCGTGAGCGCTGTGTGCGCATTGGGTCTGCGGGAAAGATGTTCTCGCTCACGGGCTGGAAGGTCGGCTGGGTGATGGGCCCGGCGCCGCTGATCGATGTCGCCGCCAAGGCGCATCAATTCCTCACCTTCACCACCCCGCCCGCGCTGCAAAAGGGCATCGCCTTCGCGCTCGAACACGAGATGGACTTCACCCTGAATCTCACGCGCGATCTTCAAGACCGCCGTGATCTTCTGGCGCAAGGTCTCGCGCGCCTCGGCTTCAAGCCGCTCGCCTGCGAAGGCACTTATTTTCTCACCGCCGATATTCGTGGCCTGATAGACGAATCCGATGCTGCCTTCTGCCAGCGTCTGGTGCGCGAGGCGGGCGTCGCCGCCATTCCGCTCTCCGCTTTTTTCCAAAGCGGCAAGCCCGATCACCTCATCCGCTTCGCCTTCTGCAAACAGCAGAGCGTGCTGGAAGAGGCGGTGAAGAGACTGGAGCGGTATTTTAAGCGCGGGTGA
- a CDS encoding DUF1476 domain-containing protein — protein MANGLEDRKNHEDKWALDEDQRFKATARRNKLLGLWAAELLGLAGDEAAAYAKTVVASDFAEPGEEDVFRKVKKDLADKGVADDVIRRKMAELTVTAREQIVAGS, from the coding sequence ATGGCGAACGGCTTGGAAGATCGCAAGAACCACGAGGACAAATGGGCGCTGGACGAAGATCAGCGTTTCAAGGCGACCGCGCGGCGCAACAAACTGCTGGGTCTTTGGGCTGCCGAACTATTGGGCTTGGCGGGAGATGAGGCAGCCGCCTACGCCAAAACCGTAGTCGCTTCCGATTTTGCCGAACCGGGCGAGGAAGATGTCTTCCGCAAGGTAAAGAAAGATCTCGCTGACAAGGGCGTCGCCGACGACGTCATCCGCCGGAAAATGGCCGAACTCACCGTCACCGCCCGCGAACAGATCGTGGCCGGGAGCTGA
- a CDS encoding DUF2059 domain-containing protein codes for MKLLASLAVGAALFCGAAFAEDEISPARLTLAKEVMQLSGATSAYDNYEKNLDMMVAQLRRYLPGADDATMADVKRIAIDEFTAYKPTLLENAAAVYAHHFSEKDLKGLVSFYKTEAGKHYAAEMPALASESVKLTEPFTERFMAKLQEYIAKRAAAEQKKQDEMLPAVPPADKKKSPEK; via the coding sequence ATGAAGCTTCTGGCGAGTTTGGCGGTAGGCGCGGCGCTGTTCTGCGGCGCAGCTTTTGCCGAGGACGAAATCTCCCCGGCGCGCCTGACGCTCGCCAAAGAGGTGATGCAGCTTTCCGGCGCCACCTCGGCGTACGACAATTACGAGAAGAATCTCGACATGATGGTGGCGCAGCTGCGCCGCTATCTGCCCGGCGCCGATGACGCCACCATGGCGGATGTGAAGAGGATCGCCATCGACGAGTTCACGGCCTATAAGCCGACGCTCCTGGAGAACGCGGCCGCGGTCTATGCCCACCATTTCTCGGAAAAAGACCTGAAGGGCCTCGTCAGCTTCTATAAGACCGAGGCTGGCAAGCATTACGCTGCCGAGATGCCTGCGCTCGCGAGCGAAAGCGTCAAGCTCACCGAGCCCTTTACCGAACGCTTCATGGCGAAGCTGCAGGAATACATCGCCAAGCGCGCCGCCGCCGAGCAGAAGAAGCAAGACGAGATGCTTCCCGCCGTTCCGCCCGCCGACAAAAAGAAGAGCCCCGAAAAATGA